From one Alicyclobacillus acidocaldarius subsp. acidocaldarius Tc-4-1 genomic stretch:
- a CDS encoding RNA degradosome polyphosphate kinase, with amino-acid sequence MTLDHHAHFINREVSWLLFNERVAFEAARGDNPLFERLRFLAICASNLDEFFMVRVAGLKDQLKLGVGRPDNKTGMTAAQQLAEVANRAHAHVSHLYRLWNKTLLPALRKEGIEIVQPSQLTHAQRAHLEEYYHHHVFPVLTPLAVDASHPFPLLANRSLNIAVLLEPIAVRLPHESPLFAVVQVPSVLPRYLELPTNGRKRVFVLLEAVIEMFIDTLFPGHTVLEHACFRITRNADITVDEESAEDLLEEIEREVKKRNRGAAVRLEVQNSMSSELVETLRDWLELEAEDIYAIDGPLDLTFLMRFSAMPEYAHLRFSPISPQVPPDFIGETGLFEAIAKRDILLFHPYESFDPVVHFIHLAANDPQVLAIKQTLYRVSGNSPIVHALARAAENGKQVTVLVELKARFDEENNIVWAKKLEEAGCHVIYGLVGLKTHSKIALVVRREGERIVRYVHLSTGNYNDNTARLYTDLGMFTAREEFGEDASLFFNHLTGFADPPAWRRIATAPHGLKDAFLKLIHREIDHARAGQPARIIAKMNALTDKDLILALFEASQAGVEIDLLVRGICCLRPGIPGVSDHIRVSSIVGRFLEHSRIYYFLNGGEEEYYLASADWMTRNMVSRVEILFPVLQDNLKQRLKHILDVQLRDNVNRWILAANGQYEKVEPRPGEPKVASQMQFYLEACGAADETAKAIAESMIPRTPPRLLP; translated from the coding sequence ATGACTCTGGACCATCACGCCCATTTCATCAATCGAGAAGTGAGCTGGCTTCTGTTTAACGAGCGCGTCGCGTTTGAGGCGGCCCGCGGCGACAATCCGCTGTTCGAGCGGCTCCGCTTTCTCGCCATCTGCGCGTCCAACTTGGACGAATTCTTCATGGTGCGCGTCGCCGGTCTGAAGGACCAACTCAAGCTCGGCGTCGGGCGCCCAGACAACAAGACCGGCATGACGGCCGCGCAACAACTGGCCGAAGTGGCCAACCGAGCACACGCGCACGTGAGCCACCTGTATCGACTGTGGAACAAGACCCTGCTCCCCGCGCTCCGAAAAGAGGGCATCGAAATTGTCCAACCAAGTCAACTGACCCATGCGCAGCGCGCACACCTTGAGGAGTACTACCATCACCACGTCTTCCCGGTGCTGACGCCCCTTGCGGTCGATGCGAGCCATCCGTTTCCGCTTCTCGCGAATCGTTCGCTGAACATCGCAGTCCTTTTGGAGCCCATCGCCGTCCGCCTGCCCCACGAGTCGCCGCTGTTTGCCGTCGTTCAGGTGCCAAGCGTCCTCCCGCGGTACCTCGAGCTGCCCACGAATGGCCGCAAGCGAGTGTTCGTCCTGCTCGAGGCCGTGATCGAGATGTTCATCGACACACTCTTCCCCGGGCACACCGTGCTCGAGCACGCGTGCTTCCGCATCACGCGCAACGCCGACATTACGGTGGACGAGGAGAGCGCGGAGGATCTGCTCGAGGAGATCGAACGAGAGGTCAAAAAGCGCAATCGGGGCGCGGCAGTGCGGCTCGAAGTCCAGAACTCCATGTCGTCCGAGCTTGTCGAAACTCTGCGGGATTGGCTTGAACTCGAGGCGGAGGACATCTACGCCATCGACGGGCCGCTGGATCTCACGTTCCTCATGCGCTTCTCGGCGATGCCCGAATACGCCCACCTTCGCTTCTCGCCCATCTCGCCGCAGGTGCCGCCCGACTTCATCGGGGAAACCGGCTTGTTCGAGGCCATCGCCAAGCGGGACATCCTGCTGTTTCACCCCTACGAATCGTTCGATCCCGTCGTTCACTTCATCCATCTCGCCGCGAACGATCCGCAGGTCCTCGCCATCAAGCAGACGCTGTACCGCGTGAGCGGGAATTCTCCCATTGTCCACGCGCTCGCGCGGGCGGCGGAAAATGGCAAGCAGGTGACCGTCCTGGTGGAGCTCAAGGCCCGGTTTGATGAGGAGAACAACATCGTCTGGGCGAAGAAACTGGAGGAGGCCGGCTGCCACGTGATCTACGGCCTCGTGGGGCTCAAGACGCACAGCAAAATCGCGCTTGTCGTGCGGCGCGAAGGCGAGCGGATCGTCCGCTACGTCCACCTCAGCACCGGGAACTACAACGACAACACGGCGCGCCTGTACACGGATCTCGGCATGTTCACTGCGCGTGAAGAGTTCGGCGAGGACGCGTCGCTCTTTTTCAACCACCTCACGGGGTTTGCCGATCCGCCCGCGTGGCGGCGCATCGCGACGGCTCCGCACGGTCTGAAGGACGCGTTTCTCAAGCTCATCCACCGCGAGATCGATCACGCCCGCGCAGGGCAGCCCGCGCGGATCATCGCCAAGATGAACGCGCTGACCGACAAGGACCTCATCCTTGCCCTGTTCGAAGCGTCACAGGCGGGCGTCGAGATCGATCTCCTGGTGCGCGGAATTTGCTGCCTGCGCCCGGGGATCCCCGGCGTGAGCGATCACATCCGCGTGTCGAGCATCGTCGGGCGCTTTCTCGAGCACAGCCGCATCTACTACTTCCTGAACGGGGGCGAGGAAGAGTACTATCTCGCGAGCGCCGACTGGATGACGCGCAACATGGTCAGCCGCGTCGAAATTCTGTTTCCGGTGCTGCAGGACAATCTCAAGCAGCGCCTGAAGCACATTCTCGACGTGCAGCTCCGGGACAACGTCAACCGCTGGATCCTCGCGGCCAACGGCCAGTACGAGAAAGTCGAGCCCAGGCCCGGCGAGCCGAAGGTCGCGTCGCAAATGCAATTCTATCTCGAAGCGTGCGGCGCGGCGGACGAGACGGCGAAGGCGATTGCGGAGTCGATGATCCCGCGCACGCCCCCGCGCCTCCTGCCGTAA